The following coding sequences are from one Sander lucioperca isolate FBNREF2018 chromosome 2, SLUC_FBN_1.2, whole genome shotgun sequence window:
- the LOC116051633 gene encoding nucleus accumbens-associated protein 2-like, with translation MSEGLLQVEIPDFGSSVLGSLNEQRLLGHYCDVSILVQGQAFKAHRAVLAASSLYFRDLFSSAADSSSSSSSLAVFELPSSVTPTCFQQILSFCYTGRLSMAASEQLVLMYTAGYLQIQNIVERGMELMMLKASSSSSSSSPLCCDSQTTSADELGGFDTPMVQQHSAPQVQEASPNQPSLSPEELLLAVSRIKQERADTPPAEENGRGAARGGGEEARVDISGDLQASRSSALCYLGAGGSLVPGLQSYLLANGGRSSPGGSSLPTDSPPSQPPTEEELEEDYYGHTVHSGLYQHIYGHPGNPYIQEKMEMLSLPLANERRPCVLVGRDNMALPASLISQIGYRCHPSLYTEGDPGEKVELVAGSGVFMTRGQLMNCHLCAGVKHKVLLRRLLATFFDRNTLANSCGTGIRSSTNDPSRKPLDNRVLNTVKLYCQNFAPNFKESEMNVIAADMCTNARRVRKRWLPKIQSLLPDSLPTSSHPRKAKRGGGGQGGGGQGGEVAVQRSCSPFELDLRQLGASYLGLEAPLYAERREREAAGEKEREKEAPAALLPHLQFAVSRGAGAGAGGGQAEEELMGGEADGGGRLQTDQTPDLPVSLSSSASSSSSSSHPSPQPAEPAPPHRGLADTEERGAEALEDSQ, from the exons ATGTCTGAGGGGCTGCTGCAGGTGGAGATCCCAGACTTCGGCAGCAGTGTGCTGGGTAGCCTGAATGAACAGCGGCTGCTGGGTCACTACTGTGATGTCTCCATCCTGGTGCAGGGCCAGGCCTTCAAGGCGCACCGGGCTGTCCTTGCTGCCTCCTCACTCTACTTTAGAGACCTGTTCAGCTCTGCAGCCGACTCTtcgtcctcatcctcctccctgGCGGTGTTCGAGCTGCCGTCCTCGGTGACGCCGACGTGTTTCCAGCAGATTCTGTCCTTCTGCTACACAGGGCGCCTCAGCATGGCCGCCAGTGAGCAGCTGGTGCTCATGTACACCGCTGGCTACCTGCAAATCCAGAACATCGTGGAGCGAGGCATGGAGCTGATGATGTTGaaggcctcctcctcctcctcctcctcctcacctctCTGCTGCGACTCACAG ACAACCTCAGCCGACGAGCTTGGGGGTTTTGACACCCCGATGGTCCAGCAGCACAGCGCCCCCCAGGTGCAGGAGGCCAGTCCAAACCAGCCGTCCCTGAGCCCCGAGGAGCTGCTGCTAGCCGTCAGCAGGATCAAACAGGAGAGAGCCGACACTCCTCCTGCTGAGGAGAACGGAAGAGGAGcagcaagaggaggaggagaggaggccag AGTGGACATTTCTGGGGACCTCCAGGCCTCCAGGAGCAGTGCTCTGTGTTACCTGGGTGCAGGGGGAAGTTTGGTTCCGGGGCTGCAGTCCTATCTGCTGGCAAATGGGGGGCGCTCCAGTCCAGGAGGCTCCAGCCTTCCCACAGACTCCCCTCCCTCTCAACCCCCCACcgaggaggagctggaggaggatTACTACGGGCACACTGTCCACTCCGGACTTTATCAACACATTTACGGACATCCGGGAAACCCCTACA TCCAAGAGAAGATGGAGATGCTGTCCCTCCCATTGGCCAACGAGCGTCGGCCCTGCGTGCTGGTTGGTCGGGACAACATGGCACTCCCTGCCAGTCTGATTAGTCAGATTGGGTATCGCTGCCACCCGTCGCTCTACACTGAGGGAGACCCGGGAGAGAAGGTGGAGCTGGTGGCAG gttcAGGTGTTTTCATGACACGAGGTCAGCTGATGAACTGTCACCTGTGTGCCGGAGTCAAACACAAGGTGCTGCTCAGGAGATTGCTGGCTACGTTCTTTGACAG AAACACTCTGGCCAATAGCTGTGGGACAGGGATCCGCTCCTCTACCAATGATCCGAGCCGAAAGCCTCTGGACAACCGAGTGTTAAACACCGTCAAac tctaCTGTCAGAACTTTGCTCCTAATTTTAAGGAGAGTGAGATGAATGTCATTGCGGCCGACATGTGTACCAACGCCCGAAGAGTCCGTAAACGTTGGCTCCCCAAGATCCAGTCTCTCCTTCCCGACAGCCTCCCTACCTCCTCCCACCCCCGCAAGGCtaagaggggaggaggaggtcagggtggaggAGGTCAGGGAGGGGAAGTGGCGGTGCAGCGCAGCTGCAGCCCCTTCGAGCTGGACCTGCGGCAGCTCGGCGCGTCCTACCTTGGACTGGAGGCTCCGCTGTACGCCGAGCGACGCGAAAGGGAGGCAGCgggggagaaagaaagagagaaggaggcccCAGCCGCCCTCCTGCCGCACCTGCAGTTCGCCGTGTCCCGTGGGGCAGGAGCAGGAGCAGGTGGGGGTCAGGCGGAGGAAGAGCTGATGGGTGGTGAGGCAGACGGGGGAGGGAGGCTACAGACTGATCAAACCCCAGACCTCCCAGTCTCCCTGTCCTCCTCcgcttcttcctcctcctcctcctcacaccCCTCCCCTCAGCCTGCAGAGCCCGCTCCTCCTCACAGGGGATTGGCTGACACAGAAGAGAGGGGGGCGGAGGCTCTGGAAGACAGCCAATAA